A section of the Lathamus discolor isolate bLatDis1 chromosome 6, bLatDis1.hap1, whole genome shotgun sequence genome encodes:
- the EXOC5 gene encoding exocyst complex component 5, with amino-acid sequence MATTAELFEEPFVADEYIERLAWRTPGGGSRGGEAFDPKRLLEEFVNHIQELQVMDERIQRKVEKLEQQCQKEAKEFAKKVQELQKSNQVAFQHFQELDEHISYVATKVCHLGDQLEGVNTPRQRAVEAQKLMKYFNEFLDGELKSDVFTNSEKIKEAADIIQKLHLIAQELPFDRFSEVKSKIASKYHDLECQLIQEFTSAQRRGEISRMREVAAVLLHFKGYSHCVDVYIKQCQEGAFLRNDVFEDAAILCQRVNKQVGEVFSNPETVLAKLIQNIFEVKLQSYVKDQLEEHRKSDAEQYLKNLYDLYTRTTNLSSKLMEFNLGTDKQTFLSKLIKSIFISYLENYIEVEIGYLKSRSAMILQRYYDSKNHQKRSIGTGGIQDLKERIRQRTNLPLGPSIDTHGETFLSQEVVVNLLQETKQAFERCHRLSDPSDLPKNAFRIFSMLVEFLCTEHIDYALETGLAGIPSSDSKNANLYFLDVVHQANTIFHLFDKQFNDHLMPLISSSPKLSECLQKKKDIIEQMEVKLDMGIDRTLNCMIGQMKHILAAEQKKTDFKPEDENNVLIQYTNACVKVCGYVRKQVEKIRNSMDGKNVDTVLMELGVRFHRLIYEHLQQYSYSCMGGMLAICDVAEYRKCAKDFKIALVLQLFDTLHALCNLLVVAPDNLKQVCSGEQLANLDKNILHSFVQLRVDYRSARLARHFS; translated from the exons GAGCCTTTTGTGGCAGATGAATACATTGAACGCCTGGCATGGAGAACACCGGGAGGAGGTTCCAGAGGTGGAGAAGCCTTTGATCCAAAAAG attACTGGAAGAATTTGTAAATCATATCCAAGAATTACAGGTAATGGATGAAAGGATTCAGAGGAAGGTGGAGAAACTAGAACAGCAGTgccagaaggaagcaaaggaatTTGCCAAGAAAGTACaagagctgcagaaaagcaaCCAG GTTGCCTTCCAACATTTCCAAGAACTAGATGAGCACATCAGCTATGTAGCAACTAAGGTCTGTCACCTTGGTGACCAACTAGAGGGGGTAAACACGCCACGGCAACGGGCTGTGGAGGCTCAGAAGCTGATGAAATACTTTAATGAGTTTCTGGACGGAGAGCTGAAGTCTGATGTTTTTACAAACTCTGAAAAG ATTAAAGAGGCAGCTGATATTATTCAAAAACTACACTTGATTGCACAGGAACTGCCTTTTGACAG GTTTTCTGAAGTAAAATCAAAGATAGCAA GTAAGTACCATGACTTAGAGTGCCAGCTAATTCAAGAGTTTACCAGCGCACAACGGAGAGGCGAAATCTCCAGAATGAGAGAAGTAGCAgcagttttgcttcatttcaag GGCTATTCCCATTGTGTTGATGTCTACATAAAACAGTGTCAAGAG GGTGCATTCCTGAGGAATGATGTCTTTGAAGATGCAGCCATTCTCTGCCAGCGAGTGAATAAGCAAGTTGGAGAAGTCTTTAGCAATCCAGAGACTGTACTAGCCAAACTCATTCAAAATATCTTTGAAGTTAAACTTCAG AGTTATGTAAAGGACCAGCTGGAAGAACACAGGAAATCAGATGCAGAACAGTATCTTAAGAATCTCTATGATCTATATACAAG AACTACTAATCTGTCAAGCAAATTGATGGAATTTAACTTGGGTACTGATAAGCAGACTTTCTTGTCTAAGCTTATCAaatccattttcatttcctaCTTGGAGAATTACATTGAGGTGGAAATTGGTTATTTGAAAAGTAGGAGTGCTATGATTCTGCAACGCTATTATGATTCCAAAAACCACCAGAAAAGGTCCATTGGCACTGGAGG TATTCAAGACCTCAAAGAGAGAATAAGGCAACGTACAAACTTACCATTGGGGCCAAGTATTGACACACATGGAGAAACTTTTCTGTCACAAGAAGTGGTGGTTAACCTTTTGCAAGAAACTAAACAAGCTTTTGAAAGGTGTCACAGG cTCTCTGATCCATCTGACTTACCGAAGAATGCTTTCAGAATTTTTTCTATGCTTGTAGAGTTCTTATGTACTGAACACATTGATTATGCATTAGAAACAGGCCTCGCTG GCATTCCCTCTTCTGATTCAAAGAACGCAAATCTTTATTTCTTGGATGTTGTCCACCAGGCCAatactatttttcatttatttgacaAACAGTTCAATGATCATCTGATGCCATTGATCAG TTCTTCTCCTAAATTATCTGAGtgtcttcagaagaaaaaggatatcATCGAACAAATGGAAGTGAAGCTGGATATGGGCATTGATAG GACACTGAATTGTATGATCGGACAGATGAAACACATCTTGGCTGCCGAGCAAAAGAAGACAGATTTTAAACCAGAAGATGAAAACAATGTTTTGATTCAATATACTAAT gCTTGTGTTAAAGTCTGTGGCTATGTTAGAAAGCAGGtggaaaaaattagaaattctATGGATGGCAAGAATGTGGACACGGTTTTAATGGAGCTTGGAGTTCGTTTTCATCGACTTATTTATGAACACCTACAGCAATATTCCTACAGTTGCATGGGAGGCATGTTAGCTATATGCGATGTGGCTGAATATAGGAAGTGTGCCAAAGACTTCAAG ATTGCGCTGGTGTTACAACTCTTTGATACCTTGCATGCACTTTGCAATCTTCTGGTTGTAGCCCCGGATAATTTAAAGCAAGTTTGCTCAGGAGAACAACTTGCTAATTTGGACAAGAACATCCTTCACTCCTTTGTTCAGCTGCGTGTTGATTATAGGTCTGCTCGTCTTGCTCGTCACTTCAGCTGA